A segment of the Desulfitobacterium dehalogenans ATCC 51507 genome:
TTAGCCGCAGTATTGGCCATGGCCAAACTTTATATGGAGACGATCATTCCGGCATGGCAAAGTGTGAACACATTGGTTGATTTCTATGCCACCACTCTAGTTCTAGGTGCGATAGTATTCTATGTATCCGCAGGACAAAAAGAAAGAGGGAAACTGCCCAGACTTGAGTTCTTCGTTCTTGGAATCGTTTTAGTGCAAATCGTTTTTCTTCCCAATTATGTTGCCGGCTTAGGAGCAACAGCAGGTGCCGGCCAAGAAAGTGCTGCATTGCTTGCCGGTGGTTATAGCGCTGTTGTTTTCTTGCGTTGGCTGCTTATGTTAGGCGGAATTTTTCTTTTCCTAATTTCACGCACAGGGAAATTTGTTAACCAAAAGAGCTTCTTATATACAGCGGTGGGGGTCTTGATCATCGGAGAAGTCATGGGGAGGTATCTTTTCTATACCTCCGGTATTCCCATTGGATTAGGAATACTTTAAACATCCGGATCATAATCGACAAACAAAATTATAGAGTGAATTAAAATACAAAGGCTTAGAAATGGTTGATCATTTCTAAGCCTTTGTCATGTAGTATCCTTCTTCAGGATGATTTGGCAGTTAAGCAATCATTAAAAGCTTGTTTTTACTCCAAAATGATTACATCTACAGGGCACATATCGGCAGCTTCCTTGGCCTTCTCTTCCAGTTCCGATGGAACAGGATTAACATAAGCTTCAGCCAGTCCGTCATCATTCATCCTAAAAATTTCTGGGCACACCGCTTCACAGGAGCCGCAACCAATGCAGTCAGATTCTACAGTTGCATACATGATAATTCCCCTCCCTTTTTATGTTCTTGCCTATATTGTAACAGAATTGTGTAAAATTTGGCAGTATTTTTTTCATGAAGAATTTTGTCGTTTTTAGGGGCATTAATTGTCTTTACAATTGTGAAGATTTGGTTTACCTTTGGAATAGAAGTATACTAGTATATACAACTATACTAAAAGGAGGTCTTTGTTTTGAGCGGTGAATTAGCGAAAAAACTGGGAGCACTGGATGAGGACGCAGTCTTAGCGGGAGTACAAGCTTTAAAGGAACAAGGTGTTCCTGGGCTGGATATCATTCAGGAGCTGCAGGAAGGAATGCAGGCGGTTGGTCAAAAGTATGAAGCTAAAGAGTATTTTCTCTCTGAATTGATTATGTCAGCTGAAATTTTCAATGAAGCTATTAGTGCACTGGGCGATTTATCCGGAACAGAGCAATCTCATTTAGGAAACTTTGTATTGGGCACAATCTATGGCGATATCCACGACATTGGGAAAAACATTGTCAGCACGGTTTTAAAATGCAATGGTTTTAATGTGATTGATCTTGGCGTTGATGTACCTACTGAAAAATTTATCGAAGGGATCAAAGAATATAAGCCAAAGGTCATAGGGTTCTCCTGTTTACTTACAACTGCTTTTGATAATATAAAGGCTGCCATCGAAGAGATTGAAAACGCCGGCCTTAGGAACGATCTGAGAATTCTCATTGGAGGCGGTCCTGTTGACCAATCAGTATGTGATTATGTAAAAGCGGATGCGGTCTGCAGGAGTGCTCAGGAAGCTGTGGAAGTCGCTCAAGAATTTTCAGTTTAGAAACCAGCCAGTCTATAGAGCATAGTGATCAGAATAGGAGGCGCTCGGATGCTCATTGTCGGAGAATTGATCAATACCAGTCGTACAGAAATTAGGACTGCTGCCTTAAACAGGGATGCCAAAACCATTCAACAGGTGGCTAAGGCCCAAGAGGAAGCAGGGGCAAGCTACCTTGATGTGAATTGCGGTAATTTAGTGGAACAGGAAATTGCAACCATGAGATGGCTTGTGGATACTCTCCAAGAGGTATCGACTTTACCCCTGAGTATCGATAGCCCTAATCCCACTGCTTTAACAGAAGGTCTGCAAAGAGCCCGGCATGGACAACCCATGATCAATTCAATTTCCAATGAATCTGCCCGCTGGCGAGCTGTAGTACCCCTGGTTTTGGAATACAAGACCAAAATCATTGCTCTATGTATTGAAGATTCAGGAATGCCGAAAGGGCTGGAAGATCGGTTAAGAATTGCTGATAGTATTATTAATAAGCTTGTTCAGGCTGGAGTGCCGCTGGAAGATATTTATATAGACCCCTTGGTGACTCCCATAAGCACGGATCAAAAAAACGGCAAAATACTTTTAAATGTTATTCGCACTATTATGGAGAACTATCCGGGTATTCATACGATCTGCGGCTTAAGTAATATTTCTTATGGATTACCTGCCCGCAAAGTCTTAAATCGTCTCTTTATGGTCCAAACCATGAGTGCGGGTATGGATAGTTATATCCTTAATCCTACGGACAAAGGAATGTTGGGGTCTCTGAAAGGTTCAATGGCATTGCTTGGACTCGATAGGCATTGTCGGGCCTATAATAATGCCTATCGAGATGGGTTATACGATCACGCCTAGGTTACTCGACCAAGAAGTAAAAGTTAGGAGTGAAACTAATGTCAAATAGTCAGTTATATAATGAGCGGAGAGAAAGGCTAGCAAAAGCTGTAGCTCTTGAGAAAACGGATCGGACTCCTGTGGTGCTGGAATTTGCAGCGTTTGCAGCCAGGGTACAAAACATGACGGTAGCTAATTATTCCAGCAACAGTTTAATTTCAGCTGAAGCAATGATCAAGACGGTAGAAAAAGTCGGTGGAGCAGATGGTATTGACTATGGAAGCTGGTTTAAACAAGGACTAGGTCTTATATGGCTAAGCAGGTTGAAGGTACCTGGTGAAGACCTTGCCGAGAACGAATTATGGCAAGTTGAAGAGATGGAACTAATGAAGCAGGATGACTATGACAGGATTGTTGTTGAGGGATGGCCTAATTGGCATTTGTCCTATATTCAGGAACGCATTAGCTCCGACATGCTCCCACAGATTATGGCCGATGCGCAAAACGCCCCCAAAGTAATGGAAATGTGGAAAGAAGCTGGTGTACCTCAATTGACGGGCGGTGCCGCTACCATAACGACAATTCCTTTCGAGATGTTTTGTGGTGGGCGTTCCTTCACTAAGTTTGTACGGGATCTGTTTAAAATACCTGATAAAGTTCAAGCAGCTATGGATGCGGCCTTACCTTACATGGCACCTCAAAGTATAACTAATTGTAAAAGTCTGGGTTCTGAATATATATGGTTAGGTGGCTGGCGGGCTGCAAGTGACATGCTTTCACAAAAACAGTGGGATCGATTTGTTTTTCCATATTATGAAAAACTCATTTACCAAGTACTTGACGCTGGAATTACTCCGATTCTCCATTTTGATTCCAACTGGACACGTGATTTAGCACGTTTCAAAGACTTTCCGAAAGGAAAGATCATCCTAGAGCTTGATGGCATGACGGATATCTTTAAAGCCAAAGAAATTTTAGGGGATACCATGTGTATTATGGGTGATGTGCCGGCATCCCTTCTTTCCCTGGGAACACCGGATGATGTTCATAACTATTGTCGGAAGTTAATTGAAGAGCTTGGTCCTACGGGCTTCGTTCTTCACTCTGGCTGTGATATTCCCATTGATGCAAAATTAGAGAATGTTCAAGCTATGGTTGCTTCTGTAACCTCTAAATAATTGATGATACAATAGACAAAGGCAGGCTGCTGCCTTTGTCTATCATTACTAAAGGGAGAAGGCTGTTATGAAGACTCGAGAATCCTTTGTACCGGTTTATTTTCAACTTGCTGAAGATCTAAAAGAAAAAATCCTGGCCGGCGAACTTAAGCCAGGTGATGCTTTACCTTCAGAGACCCAGCTGGGCGAGCAATACAGAATTAGTAAAATGACAGTGCGCAATGGACTAAGGCTCTTAGCTCAGGAAGGGCTGATTAAATCCTTCCGTGGCAAGGGGAACTTTGTTGCTCACCCGAATCTCAGTGAGCTTATACTTAAACTTTCCGATCCTGGATTAGAGAGTTCGAGAAGCTACGATGCTAAATTGCTCGCCATTAATGTTATATCCGCAGAGGATGGTGTTGCTCTACGCCTTCAGATTAAACCTGGAAGTAAACTCATTCGGTTCCGACGGTTGCTTCTTAT
Coding sequences within it:
- a CDS encoding GntR family transcriptional regulator, coding for MKTRESFVPVYFQLAEDLKEKILAGELKPGDALPSETQLGEQYRISKMTVRNGLRLLAQEGLIKSFRGKGNFVAHPNLSELILKLSDPGLESSRSYDAKLLAINVISAEDGVALRLQIKPGSKLIRFRRLLLMDKEPVAVENRYLTYQRGQPLVEQEIKYADFPEAVAKHTGIITEGNQVTISAVSLNQADSELLETSSGIPALKIEQLVYGRKNTPLGLSIMICHGEKYHLIASTRSFFS
- a CDS encoding uroporphyrinogen decarboxylase family protein, producing MSNSQLYNERRERLAKAVALEKTDRTPVVLEFAAFAARVQNMTVANYSSNSLISAEAMIKTVEKVGGADGIDYGSWFKQGLGLIWLSRLKVPGEDLAENELWQVEEMELMKQDDYDRIVVEGWPNWHLSYIQERISSDMLPQIMADAQNAPKVMEMWKEAGVPQLTGGAATITTIPFEMFCGGRSFTKFVRDLFKIPDKVQAAMDAALPYMAPQSITNCKSLGSEYIWLGGWRAASDMLSQKQWDRFVFPYYEKLIYQVLDAGITPILHFDSNWTRDLARFKDFPKGKIILELDGMTDIFKAKEILGDTMCIMGDVPASLLSLGTPDDVHNYCRKLIEELGPTGFVLHSGCDIPIDAKLENVQAMVASVTSK
- a CDS encoding methyltetrahydrofolate cobalamin methyltransferase translates to MLIVGELINTSRTEIRTAALNRDAKTIQQVAKAQEEAGASYLDVNCGNLVEQEIATMRWLVDTLQEVSTLPLSIDSPNPTALTEGLQRARHGQPMINSISNESARWRAVVPLVLEYKTKIIALCIEDSGMPKGLEDRLRIADSIINKLVQAGVPLEDIYIDPLVTPISTDQKNGKILLNVIRTIMENYPGIHTICGLSNISYGLPARKVLNRLFMVQTMSAGMDSYILNPTDKGMLGSLKGSMALLGLDRHCRAYNNAYRDGLYDHA
- a CDS encoding ferredoxin: MYATVESDCIGCGSCEAVCPEIFRMNDDGLAEAYVNPVPSELEEKAKEAADMCPVDVIILE
- a CDS encoding dimethyl sulfoxide reductase anchor subunit family protein yields the protein MKEMPLIIFTLTMQAAIGAILWATILRIKDKEVSAFKTNTLCALILSAVGIIASLLHLGKPFLALTTMSNFMASWLSREIFFSGGFFVLIAVFWWLERTNKANSLKQIAGYLACLSGLAAVLAMAKLYMETIIPAWQSVNTLVDFYATTLVLGAIVFYVSAGQKERGKLPRLEFFVLGIVLVQIVFLPNYVAGLGATAGAGQESAALLAGGYSAVVFLRWLLMLGGIFLFLISRTGKFVNQKSFLYTAVGVLIIGEVMGRYLFYTSGIPIGLGIL
- a CDS encoding cobalamin B12-binding domain-containing protein, with translation MSGELAKKLGALDEDAVLAGVQALKEQGVPGLDIIQELQEGMQAVGQKYEAKEYFLSELIMSAEIFNEAISALGDLSGTEQSHLGNFVLGTIYGDIHDIGKNIVSTVLKCNGFNVIDLGVDVPTEKFIEGIKEYKPKVIGFSCLLTTAFDNIKAAIEEIENAGLRNDLRILIGGGPVDQSVCDYVKADAVCRSAQEAVEVAQEFSV